From the Maniola jurtina chromosome Z, ilManJurt1.1, whole genome shotgun sequence genome, one window contains:
- the LOC123880342 gene encoding dynein regulatory complex protein 11-like, with product MSNKTYYEQWLKMKNKLEEAISEDSRIQELAVAFVGIKPQATAVEIVARAYCKYCELYNKLCDCYDQMEQVQRRPFIRNLIDAITCRILELKCTLEEVEVFEYTYPENALQQMLMVPQDIQILCPFHYPFEIRQEEMQYIIDQIFSGNRIGDPTPSPSEIERREQERLEEEERIRVEKEAEIKRKLAMGEDISESESVQLSPKELEELRLQQEYNNHIWNIQRMERSRSTVREKTRLFNKNTDLYLELAGIKAPRASEHLRQRATILIQTIYRRFQELKREHLKENKVKYKLDMIIPSCPEPSAKTQLEKVKEVRRNFRRKYYEKWLQENLKENSRVFKLREGSIMEDISAEIRDWLQSWYQEVRVFDEFPYPEEGGSILIVKGETFTLDEYIEWRTAEEKRLKATEGQQKSKEEIKAEKLAAREEEKRLKLEAKKREEKRLLDYKKQRLNPDNDPGVYFTIGKNFEPLREAWNRYENQWKNIDTKDAPLDVIKGFLMNLITENAYQDIHLKLRPIVDELMRIEFNILKAALKKDYQEAGVSLPLIKKRKKPKKVKPPKPEKIPPATMFQALVDQGIIRKYPHTTLDDFWADQNYAAAVTRAIPWTPSFPSPCLGDVKEQVRIRCLLTLGSSCPNAIRNQLIVGPKASGKRTLIYAIATETNSILIDLSPMNVYNKFPGPKNLKTMFNYVNKISRMMQPSIIFVDNADKIFCKRVPKEEKAFDPKRLQKDFFKEIIKPINPSNDKILVLGTAAEPWLANGRQMYKAFPSLILMPRSDYGSISYILTKTLMKYHGVNRDFNVHSLAQVLRGYDINSIKKSIESLMSSDRIAKLPYKPLDPKEVIDAVLENPTTLFTGENDFDMYRQWYASYSPWGQKYLDYLFMLESQLNYKLKAEKKKN from the coding sequence ATGTCTAATAAAACTTACTATGAACAATGgctcaaaatgaaaaataagcTAGAAGAGGCTATATCTGAAGATAGCCGTATACAAGAATTAGCAGTCGCATTTGTAGGAATCAAGCCACAAGCAACTGCAGTTGAAATTGTCGCTCGAGCCTATTGTAAATATTGTGAACTATATAATAAATTGTGTGACTGTTATGATCAAATGGAACAAGTTCAGAGGCGGCCTTTCATACGAAATTTAATTGATGCAATAACGTGTCGGATCCTCGAACTCAAATGTACTTTAGAAGAGGTAGAAGTTTTTGAATATACCTATCCTGAAAATGCTCTACAACAAATGCTTATGGTTCCTCAGGACATCCAAATACTTTGCCCATTTCATTATCCATTCGAAATAAGGCAGGAGGAAATGCAATATATAATAGATCAGATTTTTTCCGGTAACCGAATAGGAGATCCAACACCATCACCATCTGAAATTGAACGACGAGAACAAGAAAGACTAGAGGAGGAGGAAAGAATACGCGTGGAAAAAGAAgcagaaataaaaagaaaattagcCATGGGTGAAGATATTTCTGAGTCCGAATCTGTCCAATTATCGCCCAAAGAATTAGAAGAATTGAGATTGCAACAGGAATATAATAATCACATATGGAATATTCAAAGAATGGAGCGATCAAGATCTACTGTTAGAGAAAAAACTCgtttgttcaataaaaatactGATTTATATCTTGAACTTGCTGGAATTAAGGCGCCACGAGCTAGCGAACATCTAAGACAAAGGGCAACAATACTAATACAAACCATATATAGACGTTTTCAAGAACTTAAAAGAGAACACttgaaagaaaataaagtaaaatataaacttGATATGATTATACCGTCATGTCCAGAACCATCTGCCAAAACACAACTAGAAAAAGTTAAAGAGGTGCGCCGAAATTTCAGACGTAAGTATTATGAAAAATGGTTACAGgagaatttaaaagaaaatagtcGCGTATTTAAGTTAAGAGAAGGAAGTATAATGGAGGATATATCCGCAGAGATTAGAGATTGGTTACAAAGTTGGTATCAAGAAGTACGTGTTTTTGATGAATTCCCTTACCCCGAAGAAGGAGGTTCTATACTCATAGTAAAAGGAGAAACATTTACATTAGATGAATATATTGAATGGCGTACAGCGGAAGAAAAGAGATTAAAAGCAACGGAAGGGCAACAAAAATCTAAAGAGGaaataaaagctgaaaaattAGCTGCTCGTGAAGAAGAAAAGAGATTGAAACTTGAAGCTAAAAAAAGAGAAGAAAAACGCTTACTTGACTATAAAAAACAAAGGCTTAATCCAGATAATGATCCTGGAGTTTATTTTACAATTGGTAAAAATTTTGAACCCCTTCGTGAGGCTTGGAATAGATACGAGAATCAATGGAAAAATATAGACACAAAAGATGCACCGTTAGATGTAATAAAAGGATTTCTAATGAATCTTATTACTGAAAATGCATACCAAGATATACATCTTAAACTTCGTCCAATTGTTGACGAATTAATGAGGATCGAATTTAATATTCTTAAGGCTGCTCTGAAAAAGGACTATCAAGAAGCTGGTGTGAGCCTACCTTTGatcaaaaaaaggaaaaaacctAAAAAGGTCAAACCACCTAAGCCAGAAAAAATACCACCAGCCACTATGTTTCAAGCATTAGTAGATCAAGGTATCATACGAAAATATCCACATACAACACTTGATGATTTCTGGGCAGACCAAAATTATGCTGCAGCTGTAACACGTGCTATACCTTGGACACctagttttccttcaccttgtTTAGGTGATGTTAAAGAACAAGTCAGAATTCGGTGTCTTCTCACACTTGGATCTTCATGTCCCAATGCCATTAGAAACCAACTCATAGTTGGTCCAAAAGCCTCTGGTAAAAGAACCCTAATATATGCAATAGCAACAGAAACAAACTCCATTCTAATCGACTTATCTCCTATGAATGTATACAATAAATTTCCTGGTcctaaaaatttgaaaactatGTTTAATTATGTTAACAAAATTAGCAGAATGATGCAACCTAGTATTATTTTTGTTGACAATGCTGATAAGATTTTTTGTAAAAGAGTTCCGAAAGAAGAGAAGGCTTTCGATCCTAAGCGACTTCAAAAAGATTTCttcaaagaaataattaaacCTATAAACCCCAGTAACGATAAAATTTTGGTGTTGGGTACAGCAGCAGAGCCATGGTTAGCAAACGGTCGGCAAATGTATAAAGCATTCCCTTCCTTAATTCTTATGCCCAGATCTGACTATGGGAGTATATCGTATATTCTAACAAAAACGCTTATGAAGTATCATGGCGTGAATCGTGACTTCAATGTTCATAGTTTGGCTCAAGTTTTGAGAGGATATGATATAAATAGCATCAAGAAATCTATAGAATCATTAATGTCCAGTGACCGTATAGCCAAACTCCCATACAAGCCTCTAGATCCAAAGGAAGTAATCGACGCGGTTTTGGAAAATCCAACCACATTGTTTACTGGCGAAAACGACTTTGATATGTACAGACAGTGGTACGCGTCATACTCGCCATGGGGTCAAAAGTACCTGGATTATCTATTTATGTTGGAATCCCAGCTCAATTACAAATTAAAGgcagagaaaaagaaaaattaa